A single Nisaea sp. DNA region contains:
- a CDS encoding DUF302 domain-containing protein, which produces MRHKLHIGALAALFLGVITLAPGLARAEGDGMIVKTSDFGVTKTLDRLGIALERAGITVFARIDHSKGAKKVGLELLPTALIIFGNPKLGTPLMQSNPKIGLDLPLKALAWQAADGSVKLGYTDPAWLAKRHGIADRDEVFKKMTGALNKFTNMAIKKGGLPKQ; this is translated from the coding sequence GTGCGACACAAGCTTCACATAGGCGCTTTGGCAGCGTTATTTCTTGGCGTCATCACCTTGGCGCCCGGTCTCGCCCGGGCCGAAGGCGACGGGATGATCGTCAAGACGAGTGATTTCGGTGTGACCAAGACTCTCGACCGCCTCGGCATTGCGTTGGAGCGGGCCGGGATCACGGTCTTTGCCCGGATCGATCATTCTAAGGGAGCCAAGAAAGTCGGCCTTGAGCTGCTGCCGACGGCGCTGATCATCTTCGGCAATCCGAAGCTCGGCACTCCGCTTATGCAGTCTAACCCGAAGATTGGCCTCGACCTGCCGCTGAAAGCGCTGGCATGGCAGGCGGCGGACGGGTCCGTGAAGCTCGGCTATACCGATCCCGCGTGGCTGGCAAAGCGCCACGGCATCGCCGACCGAGATGAAGTCTTCAAGAAAATGACCGGCGCCCTCAACAAGTTCACGAACATGGCGATCAAAAAAGGCGGCCTGCCGAAACAGTAG
- a CDS encoding copper resistance protein B: MFTRYAALSALSAFLLASPASAEQLFWGIQAEQLEWRSGEGSEAFAWDADAFVGTDELKVVWRSEAEYATGPNSFETLENQLRLQVPVSTFFDAVAGVRYDSPDEGPHRTYGVLGLHGLAKQWFEVDADLYLSEYPSARFEVEYEGLITNRVTFTPSIELDVPLADDEATSRAAFGPKLEVGGRLSYDLLDRAIAPYVGVHWERTLGESGRLVRAEGEDDDVVSLVVGFRLMF; the protein is encoded by the coding sequence ATGTTCACACGATACGCAGCCCTTTCCGCTCTTTCGGCTTTCCTTCTCGCCAGCCCTGCTTCCGCCGAGCAGCTCTTTTGGGGGATCCAGGCGGAGCAACTGGAATGGCGCAGCGGAGAAGGCTCCGAAGCCTTTGCCTGGGATGCCGATGCATTTGTTGGCACAGACGAGTTGAAGGTCGTCTGGCGCAGCGAGGCGGAATACGCCACAGGACCGAACAGCTTCGAGACCCTGGAGAACCAACTCCGCCTGCAGGTCCCGGTGAGCACGTTCTTCGATGCCGTCGCAGGGGTGCGCTATGACAGTCCGGACGAAGGCCCGCACCGGACCTATGGCGTGCTCGGATTGCACGGCCTCGCCAAGCAGTGGTTCGAGGTGGATGCCGATCTTTATCTGTCGGAATATCCGTCCGCCCGCTTCGAGGTCGAGTATGAAGGCCTGATCACCAACCGCGTGACCTTTACCCCGAGCATCGAGCTGGACGTCCCCCTCGCCGACGACGAGGCGACCTCACGGGCGGCCTTCGGCCCGAAACTCGAAGTCGGTGGCCGCCTCAGTTACGACCTGCTCGATCGCGCCATTGCACCCTATGTCGGCGTGCATTGGGAGCGGACCCTTGGCGAGAGTGGGCGGCTTGTCCGGGCGGAGGGAGAAGATGACGACGTGGTCTCGCTCGTCGTCGGCTTCCGCCTGATGTTCTAG
- a CDS encoding copper resistance system multicopper oxidase, with protein sequence MTIGLLRRASLLGAGLAAALSGAAAAGEYNLTVDRVPVDTGTFTRIGIGYNGATPGPVLRFKEGEDVTINVTNNLSEPTSIHWHGLILPFEQDGVPGISYDGIAPGETFTYRFPITQSGTYWFHSHSGFQEPDGAYGAIVIEPKKREPFRYDREYVVQLTDAHPHSGDRIMRNLKMMPDYYNRQQRTLFDFLKDSKEMGLDAALSERGAWGDMRMMPTDIEDLQGFTPLINGKSSAQNWTGLFTPGERVRLRFINSSAMTYFDIRIPGLKMTVVQADGNNVLPVPVDEFRIAVAETYDVLIQPTEDKAYSVFAESMGRTSSVRGTLATAEGMKGDVPDLRKPPLLTMADMGMAHEGMDHGSMNMSGSTHTMPDGSTMKGMDHSTMNMPGGTHTMPDGSTMKGMDHSTMNMPGGTHAMPDGSTMKGMDHSTMNMGSSDPFYAPGSGLMPAAANGGKFLSYNDLRTQKPLYPHREATREIELRLTGNMERYMWSINGIKYADAEPIRLQYGERVRFKFVNETMMTHPMHLHGMWSILDTGKGKWNPIKHVVSVAPGTTVFMETEVDAPGQWAFHCHLSYHADSGMFRKVIVEGGPEGKAAALPVKTEG encoded by the coding sequence ATGACAATCGGACTGTTGCGCCGGGCCTCTCTGCTCGGTGCCGGTCTGGCGGCCGCGCTTTCTGGCGCCGCCGCCGCCGGCGAATACAATCTCACCGTCGACCGGGTCCCCGTCGACACCGGCACCTTCACGCGGATCGGGATCGGCTATAACGGCGCCACGCCCGGGCCTGTCCTGCGCTTCAAGGAAGGCGAGGATGTCACCATCAATGTGACCAACAACCTCTCCGAGCCGACCTCGATCCACTGGCACGGCCTGATCCTGCCCTTTGAGCAGGATGGCGTGCCAGGGATCAGCTATGACGGTATCGCGCCGGGCGAGACCTTCACCTACCGCTTCCCGATTACCCAGAGCGGCACCTACTGGTTTCACAGCCACAGCGGCTTCCAGGAACCGGACGGGGCCTATGGCGCGATCGTCATCGAGCCGAAAAAGCGCGAGCCGTTCCGCTATGACCGCGAATACGTGGTCCAGCTGACCGACGCGCATCCGCATAGCGGTGATCGCATCATGCGCAATCTGAAAATGATGCCGGACTACTACAACCGGCAGCAGCGCACCCTGTTCGACTTCCTGAAAGACTCGAAAGAAATGGGTCTCGACGCGGCGCTCTCCGAACGAGGCGCCTGGGGCGATATGAGGATGATGCCCACCGACATCGAGGATCTTCAGGGATTTACCCCGCTGATCAACGGCAAAAGCTCGGCACAGAACTGGACCGGCCTGTTCACGCCGGGAGAACGTGTCCGACTGCGCTTCATCAATTCATCGGCCATGACTTACTTTGACATCCGCATACCTGGTCTGAAAATGACGGTCGTGCAGGCGGACGGGAACAATGTCCTGCCGGTTCCGGTCGACGAGTTCCGGATTGCCGTTGCCGAGACTTACGACGTTCTCATCCAGCCAACAGAGGACAAGGCCTATTCTGTCTTCGCGGAATCCATGGGACGGACTTCGTCCGTCCGCGGAACACTTGCCACGGCGGAAGGAATGAAAGGCGATGTTCCTGACCTCCGGAAGCCTCCACTTCTGACGATGGCGGATATGGGCATGGCGCATGAAGGCATGGACCACGGCTCGATGAACATGTCCGGCAGCACTCATACAATGCCGGACGGCTCCACCATGAAAGGCATGGACCACAGCACCATGAACATGCCCGGCGGCACACATACGATGCCGGACGGCTCCACCATGAAAGGCATGGACCACAGCACCATGAACATGCCCGGCGGCACACATGCGATGCCGGACGGCTCCACCATGAAAGGCATGGACCACAGCACCATGAACATGGGTAGCTCCGACCCGTTCTACGCTCCGGGTAGCGGCCTCATGCCGGCAGCGGCGAACGGCGGCAAGTTCCTCTCCTACAATGATCTGAGGACCCAGAAGCCGCTCTACCCCCATCGCGAGGCGACCCGCGAAATCGAACTTCGCCTGACCGGCAACATGGAGCGTTACATGTGGTCGATCAACGGCATCAAATATGCCGACGCCGAGCCGATCCGGCTGCAATATGGAGAACGGGTCCGCTTCAAGTTCGTCAACGAGACCATGATGACCCACCCGATGCACCTGCACGGCATGTGGTCGATCCTTGATACCGGCAAGGGAAAATGGAATCCGATCAAGCACGTGGTCAGTGTCGCGCCCGGAACGACTGTCTTCATGGAGACCGAGGTCGATGCTCCAGGCCAGTGGGCGTTCCATTGCCATCTTTCCTACCACGCCGACAGCGGCATGTTCCGCAAGGTCATCGTCGAGGGTGGCCCCGAGGGTAAGGCCGCCGCACTACCCGTGAAGACGGAGGGCTGA
- a CDS encoding cupredoxin domain-containing protein — protein MSSSRILGAVLGASLSFALLTSGLALAAGSHGGGHGMHDMKIGKPGDPAKVSRTIEITMYDNYYEPESLDIKEGETIRFVVRNAGEFVHEFNIATAAMHEAHRPEMMMMMEHGVLEPDRINLEAAKAMQASMGHGMHNEANSVLLEPGKSGEIVWTFPKHADLEFACNVPGHYETGMHGKVKLSH, from the coding sequence ATGTCCTCTTCCAGAATCCTTGGCGCTGTCCTTGGCGCCAGCCTTTCATTTGCCCTGCTCACCTCCGGCCTGGCCCTCGCCGCCGGCTCGCATGGCGGCGGTCACGGTATGCACGACATGAAAATCGGCAAGCCGGGTGACCCCGCCAAGGTCTCCCGAACCATCGAAATCACCATGTACGACAATTATTACGAGCCTGAATCACTGGACATAAAGGAAGGCGAGACCATCCGCTTCGTGGTCCGCAACGCCGGCGAATTCGTGCATGAATTCAACATCGCCACGGCGGCGATGCACGAGGCCCACCGTCCGGAAATGATGATGATGATGGAGCACGGCGTACTCGAGCCGGATCGCATTAACCTTGAGGCGGCGAAGGCCATGCAAGCGTCCATGGGACACGGCATGCATAACGAGGCAAACAGCGTGCTGCTGGAGCCAGGCAAGTCCGGCGAGATCGTCTGGACCTTCCCGAAGCATGCAGACCTCGAATTCGCCTGCAATGTACCAGGCCACTACGAGACCGGTATGCACGGCAAGGTCAAACTGAGCCACTGA
- a CDS encoding dihydrodipicolinate synthase family protein, with product MTSKPYSGIWPVAPTPFTDDGAVDFESMKRVIDCMVDQGVDGICILANFSEQFLLSDAERADLTRLCLEHTAGRVPVIVTISHFSTGIVETRAREATAMGAAMVMMMPPYHGAALKADETGMVEHFGRASQAGGIPIMVQDAPLSGVALSVPLLVRMANEIEQVKLFKIEVPQAAAKLRALIEAGGDAIEGPFDGEEAITLLADLDAGATGSMTSAMIPDLIRPAIAAHLKGDRAEAKRVYERLLPLINFENRQCGWRASKAVMKDGGVIASEHVRHPVAPLHPETRAQLLELAREVDPIALKWGK from the coding sequence ATGACCAGCAAACCCTATTCCGGCATCTGGCCGGTCGCGCCGACGCCCTTCACCGATGATGGAGCGGTCGATTTCGAAAGCATGAAGCGCGTCATCGACTGCATGGTGGATCAGGGTGTGGACGGGATCTGCATCCTCGCCAATTTCTCCGAGCAATTCCTCCTGAGCGATGCCGAGCGGGCGGACCTGACCAGGCTCTGCCTTGAGCACACGGCGGGCCGCGTTCCGGTGATCGTCACCATCTCCCATTTCTCCACCGGCATCGTCGAGACACGGGCGCGCGAGGCGACAGCGATGGGGGCTGCTATGGTGATGATGATGCCGCCCTATCACGGCGCAGCGCTGAAAGCGGATGAGACCGGCATGGTCGAGCATTTCGGGCGCGCCAGCCAGGCCGGCGGTATCCCGATCATGGTGCAGGACGCGCCACTCTCCGGCGTTGCCCTTTCGGTGCCCTTGCTGGTGCGCATGGCGAATGAGATCGAGCAGGTGAAGCTGTTCAAGATCGAGGTGCCCCAGGCGGCGGCAAAACTGCGCGCCCTGATCGAGGCCGGCGGCGATGCCATCGAAGGCCCGTTCGATGGCGAGGAAGCGATCACTTTGCTCGCCGATCTTGATGCAGGCGCCACCGGCTCGATGACCTCCGCCATGATCCCCGACCTGATCCGCCCCGCCATCGCAGCGCATCTCAAGGGCGACCGGGCGGAAGCGAAGCGGGTTTACGAACGCCTGCTGCCGCTGATCAATTTCGAGAACCGCCAGTGCGGCTGGCGCGCCAGCAAGGCGGTGATGAAGGACGGCGGGGTGATTGCGAGCGAGCATGTACGGCACCCGGTGGCGCCGCTGCATCCAGAAACCCGGGCGCAGTTGCTGGAACTTGCGCGGGAGGTTGATCCGATAGCGCTGAAGTGGGGGAAGTAA
- a CDS encoding rhodanese-related sulfurtransferase: MTDASHAAAPVNDAPFVVAALYKFTALPDFEARQPALLEACRMADVYGTLLLASEGINGTIAGSRSGIDAALEHVRSIPGCDDLELKESFAYVNPFFRMKVRLKKEIVTMGVPDIDPRETVGTYVEPDAWNDLISDPDVILIDTRNAYEVGIGTFKGAIDPDTTTFREFPGWFRDQESLSPEAVRGKKVAMFCTGGIRCEKATAFVKQQGIEDVFHLKGGILKYLETVPPEESLWEGECFVFDQRVSIKHGLELGSYDMCHACRMPIDEQGKASSLYVPGVSCPSCHSTSDDRQKRRFEERERQVELAEQRGEKHIGSAHKVPSTGSGEQSD, from the coding sequence TTGACGGACGCGTCACACGCCGCCGCACCTGTTAACGACGCCCCGTTCGTGGTCGCGGCGCTTTACAAATTCACCGCCCTGCCGGATTTCGAAGCTCGCCAGCCAGCATTACTGGAAGCCTGCCGGATGGCCGATGTGTACGGCACGCTTTTACTAGCGTCCGAAGGCATCAACGGCACCATTGCCGGCAGCCGGAGCGGCATCGATGCAGCGCTTGAGCATGTTCGCAGCATTCCCGGCTGTGACGATCTGGAGCTGAAGGAATCCTTCGCCTATGTGAATCCGTTCTTTCGCATGAAGGTGCGGCTGAAAAAAGAGATCGTCACGATGGGCGTGCCGGACATCGACCCGCGCGAAACCGTCGGCACCTATGTCGAGCCTGACGCCTGGAACGACCTGATCAGCGACCCGGATGTCATCCTGATCGATACCCGAAATGCCTATGAAGTCGGTATCGGCACTTTCAAGGGGGCAATCGATCCCGACACAACTACTTTCCGCGAGTTTCCGGGCTGGTTCAGGGATCAGGAGAGCCTGTCTCCCGAGGCCGTGCGCGGTAAGAAGGTGGCGATGTTCTGTACCGGCGGTATTCGCTGTGAGAAGGCCACAGCGTTCGTCAAACAACAGGGCATCGAGGATGTCTTTCATCTGAAGGGCGGGATTCTGAAATATCTCGAAACCGTTCCCCCGGAAGAGTCGCTATGGGAAGGGGAGTGCTTCGTCTTCGACCAGCGCGTGTCGATAAAACACGGCCTTGAACTCGGCAGCTACGATATGTGCCATGCCTGCCGCATGCCCATTGATGAGCAGGGCAAGGCTTCATCCCTTTATGTCCCCGGTGTTTCTTGCCCGTCCTGTCACAGCACCAGCGACGACAGGCAGAAGAGGCGTTTCGAGGAGCGTGAACGTCAGGTGGAATTGGCGGAGCAGCGGGGCGAGAAGCATATCGGTAGCGCGCATAAAGTGCCGTCAACCGGCTCCGGGGAGCAAAGTGACTGA
- a CDS encoding glutathione S-transferase, translated as MTEGPAINGLETSGSPLPVLYSFRRCPYAMRARLALTVSLQDCALREVVLRDKPAEMLELSPKGTVPVLHLPDGQVLEQSLDIMRWTLARHDPEGWLSPETGSVVEMDALIADCDGGFKHHLDRYKYSVRYGPETDPLYHRGEGAVFLGRLNERLKVQSQLFGARPSLADYAIFPFVRQFANTGRDWFDAQPLAALQAWLSGHLSSDIFQSVMRRREGTDGAAAQRLLR; from the coding sequence GTGACTGAAGGCCCCGCCATCAACGGGCTGGAGACTTCAGGCAGCCCGCTTCCCGTTCTCTATTCTTTTCGCCGCTGTCCCTATGCCATGCGTGCGCGACTGGCCCTGACGGTAAGCCTGCAGGATTGCGCACTCCGCGAAGTTGTCTTGCGTGACAAGCCCGCGGAGATGCTGGAGCTTTCGCCAAAAGGAACGGTCCCGGTCCTGCACTTGCCCGACGGGCAAGTGTTGGAACAGAGCCTCGACATCATGCGGTGGACGCTTGCGCGCCATGACCCGGAAGGCTGGCTCAGCCCGGAGACCGGGAGCGTGGTGGAAATGGACGCGCTAATCGCCGATTGCGACGGGGGCTTCAAGCATCATCTCGACCGCTACAAGTATTCCGTCCGGTATGGGCCGGAAACCGATCCTCTCTATCATCGCGGTGAGGGTGCGGTTTTCCTGGGGCGCTTGAACGAGCGTCTGAAAGTCCAGTCTCAATTGTTCGGCGCCCGGCCGAGCCTTGCGGACTATGCGATATTCCCGTTTGTGCGCCAGTTCGCCAATACCGGCCGGGACTGGTTCGATGCCCAGCCTCTGGCCGCCCTGCAAGCCTGGCTCTCAGGTCATCTGAGCTCGGACATTTTCCAGTCGGTCATGCGCCGGAGGGAAGGCACTGATGGCGCTGCGGCGCAGAGACTGCTGCGCTGA
- a CDS encoding VOC family protein — protein sequence MNFTRHGIILFTSHYEGCVEFYTGTLGLAVMYTKDEPGSHLTCCALGDAYLMIEVGGPAPAARKSLEQNPTKLRFNVEDVEATAAELRAKGVAIEIETYSWGTIANFTDPDGNLCSLRDEASFH from the coding sequence ATGAACTTTACCCGCCACGGTATCATACTCTTCACCAGTCACTACGAGGGCTGCGTGGAATTCTACACAGGAACGCTCGGCCTTGCGGTGATGTACACAAAGGACGAACCCGGATCGCACCTCACCTGCTGCGCCCTCGGCGACGCGTACCTGATGATCGAGGTCGGCGGCCCGGCTCCTGCTGCACGGAAAAGCCTCGAACAAAACCCGACCAAGCTTCGTTTCAATGTCGAGGATGTAGAAGCAACCGCGGCAGAACTTCGGGCCAAGGGTGTCGCGATAGAGATAGAGACCTATTCGTGGGGCACAATCGCCAACTTCACCGACCCGGACGGTAATCTCTGCTCCCTCCGCGACGAGGCGAGCTTTCATTAG
- a CDS encoding CIA30 family protein — MASGSPVIDDLSHPHPQSSRGTHWQLVSDQVMGGVSAGEMTRETVDGHVALRMRGEVSLENNGGFLQLALDLNPDGAPMDASGWKGIELQVRGAGEAYNLHLRTEDMTRSWQSYRADFIANPDWHTVRLDFADFEAHRLEAPLDLSKLRRIGLVAIGRAFDADLALAGVQFYA, encoded by the coding sequence ATGGCTTCCGGCTCTCCGGTTATCGACGATCTTTCTCATCCGCATCCGCAGTCGTCTCGCGGCACGCACTGGCAACTCGTCTCCGATCAGGTGATGGGCGGCGTTTCGGCGGGAGAGATGACGCGGGAGACAGTCGACGGCCACGTGGCGCTTCGCATGCGTGGCGAGGTGAGCCTCGAAAACAATGGCGGCTTTCTGCAGCTGGCGCTTGATCTCAATCCGGACGGGGCTCCGATGGACGCATCCGGCTGGAAAGGGATCGAGCTGCAGGTGCGGGGTGCGGGGGAGGCTTACAATCTGCACCTGCGCACCGAAGACATGACGCGTTCCTGGCAATCCTATCGCGCGGATTTCATCGCCAACCCGGACTGGCATACCGTTCGGCTCGATTTTGCCGATTTCGAGGCCCATCGACTGGAGGCGCCGCTTGATCTGTCCAAGCTCCGGCGCATCGGTCTCGTGGCCATCGGCCGGGCTTTCGACGCCGATCTGGCGCTGGCAGGGGTGCAATTCTACGCCTGA
- a CDS encoding transporter substrate-binding domain-containing protein encodes MIDIEDYGLMEPGKLRAGINLGNVLLVTGTTESGNPSGVSPAIAAAIARNFGFSISYCTYPSPGAVADAVDRDEWDICLIAEDPKRAETIEFCGAYAEIEATYMVPAGSKLTSLEEVDKPGVRIAVSDRSAYDLYLSRALKHAELKRAPGLKAAFELFCDQKLDALAGLRPALLENAASMPGAKVMDGSYTAVRQAVGVKPGNPAFAKAVKRFVSDARSNGLVDGLINEFGQRGRLSVAS; translated from the coding sequence ATGATCGATATTGAGGATTATGGGCTGATGGAGCCCGGCAAGCTGAGAGCGGGAATCAATCTCGGGAATGTGCTGCTGGTGACAGGCACGACGGAAAGTGGGAATCCATCGGGAGTCTCGCCTGCGATCGCAGCGGCCATCGCCCGCAATTTCGGGTTCAGTATCTCCTATTGCACCTATCCTTCACCGGGCGCGGTGGCCGATGCTGTCGACCGGGACGAGTGGGATATTTGCTTGATTGCCGAGGACCCGAAGAGGGCGGAGACTATCGAGTTCTGTGGCGCCTATGCCGAGATCGAGGCGACCTACATGGTACCGGCCGGCTCGAAACTTACGAGCCTGGAAGAGGTGGACAAGCCGGGTGTACGGATCGCGGTATCAGACAGGTCCGCCTATGATCTCTATCTCAGCCGCGCCCTGAAGCATGCCGAACTTAAACGGGCACCCGGACTGAAGGCGGCGTTCGAGCTGTTTTGCGATCAGAAACTGGATGCATTGGCTGGGCTTCGTCCGGCTTTGCTGGAGAACGCGGCGAGCATGCCAGGCGCAAAAGTCATGGACGGGTCCTATACGGCGGTTCGTCAGGCGGTCGGCGTGAAGCCAGGGAATCCGGCTTTCGCCAAGGCGGTAAAGCGTTTTGTATCGGACGCCAGATCGAATGGCCTGGTTGATGGGCTGATTAACGAGTTCGGTCAGCGAGGGCGACTCTCGGTCGCATCCTAA
- a CDS encoding aminotransferase class I/II-fold pyridoxal phosphate-dependent enzyme has protein sequence MSDLETLSAAYRNLKSRNQNIDMTRGKPSAAQLDLAAAMFELVSSDDCKGADGTDYRNYGILAGIPEARGLFAELMETIPDLVIAGGNGSLQMMYDALLGAVMFGVPGGDGPWKDAKFLCPVPGYDRHFAICERLGIEMIPVEMLDDGPDMDAVETLVAEDASIKGIWCVPKYSNPTGAVYSDLTVDRLAAMKCAAPDFRIMWDNAYVVHHLTGDIATVKNIQKAAEAAGSADRILTFVSTSKISLAGGGVAAMSASKINIDDQLERMFYSSIGPDKINQLRHVRFFKDTAGVAAHMVKHAAIIAPKFAVVEKAMIAAFEGTGLATWTKPEGGYFVSVDLADGCAAETVKLCAEAGVKLTASGACFPYGNDPRDRNIRLAPTMPTVDELERAMEVFCTTAKMVCLRKRAGG, from the coding sequence ATGTCCGACCTCGAAACCCTTTCCGCAGCTTACCGGAACCTGAAATCCCGCAACCAGAACATCGACATGACCCGAGGTAAGCCCTCGGCAGCCCAGCTCGATCTGGCAGCGGCCATGTTCGAGCTCGTCAGCAGTGACGACTGCAAAGGCGCGGACGGCACCGATTACCGCAATTACGGCATCCTCGCGGGTATCCCGGAAGCGCGCGGGCTGTTTGCGGAGCTGATGGAGACGATCCCGGATCTGGTGATTGCGGGCGGCAACGGCAGCCTGCAGATGATGTATGACGCGCTTCTGGGCGCGGTCATGTTCGGTGTCCCGGGCGGTGACGGGCCCTGGAAAGACGCGAAGTTCCTTTGTCCGGTGCCGGGTTATGACCGGCATTTCGCCATTTGCGAGCGGCTCGGCATCGAGATGATCCCGGTCGAGATGCTGGATGACGGGCCGGACATGGATGCGGTCGAGACGCTGGTCGCCGAAGATGCGTCCATCAAGGGCATCTGGTGCGTGCCGAAATATTCCAACCCGACCGGCGCGGTCTATTCCGACCTGACGGTGGATCGGCTGGCGGCGATGAAATGCGCCGCGCCGGATTTCCGGATCATGTGGGACAATGCCTATGTGGTGCACCATCTGACCGGTGACATAGCGACGGTCAAAAACATCCAGAAGGCGGCGGAAGCGGCGGGTAGTGCGGACCGTATCCTGACCTTTGTTTCGACCTCGAAGATCAGCCTTGCCGGTGGTGGCGTGGCGGCCATGTCCGCCTCCAAAATCAACATCGACGACCAGTTGGAGCGGATGTTCTATTCAAGCATCGGCCCGGACAAGATCAACCAGCTGCGCCACGTCCGGTTCTTCAAGGACACGGCCGGTGTCGCCGCGCATATGGTCAAACATGCAGCGATCATCGCGCCGAAATTCGCAGTCGTTGAAAAGGCCATGATCGCCGCCTTCGAAGGCACCGGGCTCGCTACCTGGACCAAGCCCGAGGGCGGCTATTTCGTCAGTGTGGATCTCGCCGACGGTTGCGCCGCGGAAACTGTGAAGCTCTGCGCTGAAGCAGGCGTGAAGCTTACGGCCTCCGGCGCCTGCTTCCCCTACGGCAACGACCCGCGCGACCGCAACATCCGCCTCGCCCCGACCATGCCGACGGTGGATGAGCTGGAGCGAGCGATGGAAGTGTTCTGCACCACGGCGAAGATGGTGTGTCTCAGAAAGAGGGCAGGCGGTTAA
- a CDS encoding NAD(P)-dependent oxidoreductase has translation MAVLILGGAGFVGLNIAEALLAKGETVVVFDRRPIPAAAKRAFETHPGTVVETVGDALKDGAILSALKENKVDRMFCAAAITAGPERDANAPRSILEVNLMAFTAALEAARDAGLKRVINVGSTAAYGTTAFGDKPLSEDLPAWPHNMYSTTKFASECITRRLAELWGMDMFSVRLSGVFGPWEVDSGLRDTLSPQMQASLIALKGGEATLRYRDMRDWTYSRDIADALVRLINSESRPYDVFNISCSDPWSTADWCELLAGGYPDFSWRLAKPDEEPTVNLHGDVDRQLLVSARLKEALGWSPDLNPERNFADFKKWADSYKDYWLG, from the coding sequence ATGGCAGTGCTGATTTTGGGCGGCGCGGGTTTTGTCGGCCTCAACATCGCGGAGGCATTGCTGGCGAAGGGCGAAACCGTCGTCGTGTTCGACCGGCGCCCGATCCCGGCTGCCGCCAAGCGCGCCTTCGAGACGCATCCGGGCACTGTCGTCGAAACCGTCGGCGATGCGCTCAAGGACGGCGCCATCCTCTCCGCCCTGAAGGAAAACAAGGTAGACCGGATGTTCTGCGCCGCCGCGATCACTGCCGGCCCGGAACGGGATGCCAACGCCCCGCGCTCGATTCTAGAGGTCAACCTGATGGCGTTCACCGCCGCTCTGGAAGCTGCACGCGATGCCGGGCTGAAGCGGGTGATCAATGTCGGCTCCACTGCCGCCTACGGCACAACGGCCTTCGGTGACAAACCCTTGTCAGAAGACCTCCCGGCCTGGCCGCACAACATGTACTCGACGACGAAATTCGCCTCCGAATGCATCACCCGCCGGCTCGCCGAGCTCTGGGGGATGGACATGTTCAGCGTCCGTCTTTCAGGCGTCTTCGGCCCTTGGGAAGTCGACAGCGGGCTGCGCGACACGCTGAGCCCCCAGATGCAGGCGTCCCTCATCGCACTTAAAGGCGGCGAGGCCACACTGCGTTACCGGGATATGCGGGACTGGACCTACAGCCGCGACATCGCCGACGCCCTGGTCCGTCTGATCAACAGCGAGAGCCGCCCCTATGACGTCTTCAACATCAGCTGCTCCGATCCCTGGAGCACGGCGGACTGGTGCGAATTGCTGGCAGGCGGTTATCCGGACTTCTCCTGGCGCCTTGCCAAACCGGATGAAGAGCCGACGGTGAACCTGCATGGAGACGTGGACCGGCAATTGCTGGTCAGCGCCCGCCTGAAGGAAGCGCTTGGCTGGTCACCCGATCTGAACCCGGAGCGGAACTTTGCCGATTTCAAGAAATGGGCGGACAGTTACAAGGACTATTGGCTGGGATAA